A single Nitrospirota bacterium DNA region contains:
- the murI gene encoding glutamate racemase: protein MHKAIGIFDSGIGGLTVLKEVVAKLPRENIIYLGDTARVPYGIRSPETVTRYSFENTNFLLSQEIKLLVIACNTASAISLEEVKKEYPLPVIGVLEPGAIAATASTRSRSVGVIGTEATIASGAYEKAIRRIAPDVTVHSRACPLFVPLAEEGWTDNDVAALVAERYLAPFRGTGIDTLVLGCTHYPLLKSVIAGVMGPAITLIDSATETAKEVAGVLEKLRWKGNGQGEGARKFYVTDSPVRFEKIGKRFLGDESLRAEQVRVGGT, encoded by the coding sequence ATGCATAAAGCCATCGGCATATTCGATTCGGGCATCGGCGGGCTGACGGTGCTCAAGGAGGTCGTGGCGAAGCTCCCCCGGGAGAACATCATCTATCTGGGCGATACCGCGCGGGTACCCTATGGCATCCGGTCCCCGGAAACGGTTACGCGGTACAGCTTCGAGAACACGAATTTTCTGCTGTCCCAGGAGATCAAGCTGCTCGTGATCGCCTGCAACACGGCGTCGGCCATCAGCCTTGAAGAGGTAAAGAAAGAGTATCCCCTCCCGGTCATCGGCGTGCTCGAGCCCGGTGCCATCGCGGCGACCGCTTCGACACGTTCGCGGTCCGTGGGCGTGATCGGCACCGAGGCCACGATAGCCAGCGGTGCCTACGAGAAAGCGATCAGGCGCATCGCGCCGGATGTCACCGTTCACAGCCGCGCTTGTCCTCTCTTTGTTCCTCTTGCGGAAGAGGGCTGGACGGACAATGACGTGGCGGCGCTGGTAGCCGAGCGGTATCTGGCCCCGTTTCGGGGAACGGGCATCGATACCCTGGTGCTGGGCTGTACTCACTATCCGCTCCTGAAGTCCGTGATCGCAGGGGTGATGGGCCCGGCGATCACCCTGATCGATTCCGCGACCGAGACCGCAAAAGAAGTGGCAGGCGTGCTCGAGAAGCTCAGGTGGAAGGGGAATGGACAAGGCGAAGGGGCACGGAAGTTCTATGTCACCGACTCCCCGGTCCGGTTCGAAAAGATCGGCAAGCGGTTCCTGGGCGATGAGTCTCTTCGGGCCGAACAGGTCAGGGTCGGGGGAACGTAG
- a CDS encoding GerMN domain-containing protein yields the protein MSERIDRRIGSNRLLPVMVAAILALAIAAGFFAWHHAAAPAPPSIQANAAPSAVLTNRADQPLTVTLYVPGVAALSAGLAPVRRQPDTQAQAREALNAGFADLRALQSRVLKDIRLSGFFLDAAGTAFVDLSPVQQGGVRASAGEELLALYAVVNTLTQNFEEIKQVRFLVDGREAQTLAGHIDLSRPFTKRMDLVKQ from the coding sequence ATGTCAGAGAGGATCGATCGGAGGATCGGAAGTAATCGTTTGCTGCCGGTGATGGTGGCGGCCATTCTAGCGCTTGCAATTGCTGCCGGGTTCTTTGCCTGGCATCATGCTGCCGCTCCCGCTCCGCCATCGATACAGGCCAATGCCGCTCCTTCCGCCGTCCTGACAAACCGCGCTGATCAGCCCCTTACGGTCACGCTTTACGTACCGGGCGTCGCCGCGCTATCCGCCGGACTCGCACCGGTCAGGCGCCAGCCCGACACGCAGGCACAGGCCCGCGAAGCGCTGAATGCGGGGTTCGCTGACCTGAGGGCGCTCCAGTCGCGGGTGCTGAAGGATATCAGGCTCAGCGGATTCTTTCTGGATGCAGCCGGCACCGCCTTCGTGGACCTGTCTCCTGTTCAGCAGGGCGGTGTCCGGGCATCGGCAGGGGAAGAGCTTCTGGCCCTCTACGCGGTGGTGAACACGCTGACCCAGAACTTCGAGGAGATCAAACAGGTCCGTTTCCTGGTCGACGGCAGGGAAGCGCAGACGCTGGCCGGGCATATCGACCTGTCGAGACCGTTCACGAAGCGGATGGACCTGGTAAAGCAGTAA